Genomic segment of Ignavibacteriales bacterium:
CTTAACGAGGTGGAAGAAAATATTCACACCCAGCGAAAAATTTGACGCATAAATGAGACCAATCTGATTCTTACTAACGAGTGCTTCTATACTGGGCAATTGATCTTGCCAGCCGGTTGTTCCGACAACAATTGGTTTATGCGCTTTAGCCCACGGTGTCAGATCGTTGATAATGCTCTTGGCGGTTGCAAAATGGATCACAACATCTACATTCTCACGCTGCGCCTTCGTGACAGGCGGTGTATCGATATCGACATGGAGTTCAACACTCCACCCGCGTTCATGTGCGAGGCGTTCAATCTCTTTGCCCATCTTTCCGTATCCAACAAGTGCTAAACGCATTGGAGTTATTTGCCTCCAACTGGTTCAAACATATCAGTGTCAGGAATGGACTCAAAAAATTGCTTGTGCAGCCGTCGCACAGCTTCATCTACCTGTGTTTCATCGATCACTAAACTCATATTGATTTCCGATGCTCCTTGCGTGATCATGACCAGGTTCACTTCCTTGAGTGCGCTGAAAATCTGATCTGCAACACCAGCAGTGGAGCGCATTTGATCGCCAACCACGCAAATAATTCCTTGGTGTTCTAAGATCGAAACTTCAGCAAATTCAGAAAGCTCTGCAACAATCTTATCAAGTGTCGCTGTAGAATCGATGGTGAGTGAAACGGCCACTTCAGAAGTGCTGACGAGATCAACCGGTGTCTGATACTTATTGAAGACAGAAAAAATTGATTCAAGGAAACCATAAGCCATCAACATACGCAGTGATTGCACATTCACGACTGTGATACCGCGTTTGCATGCGATGGATTTTACCGGAATGTGTGTTTTCGGTGGATGGGAAACGATCCGTGTACCGCTGTTTTCCGGGCGCTTTGAATTTAACACAACCACAGGAATATCTTTCTTTACTGCGGGAAAGATCGTGCTGGGGTGCAAAACTTTTGCCCCGAAATAGGCAAGCTCTGCTGCTTCGCGGAATGAGATCATTCTGAGTTTCTGTGCCCCAGGAGCGATGCGCGGGTCTGCTGTCAGCACTCCATCGACATCTGTCCAGATTTGGATTTCCTCGGCATCCAATGCTGCACCAATAATTGAAGCAGAATAATCCGAACCTCCGCGGCCTAAGGTTGTGGTCGTGCCTTTGGCATTCGATCCAATGAATCCTTGTGTAATAATAATCTTTCCGGCAGATATGAGCGGAGAGAGAATTTCCTTTGCTTTAATATCTATCTGATCAAATTGAGGTACCGCCGAAGCAAATTGATTATCAGTGATCATAAATGAACGGGCATCAATCCATTGCGCCGGGAGTCCTTGTGCACGGATTGCTTCGCTCAGAATTTGTGAGGAGAGGAGTTCACCGACAGAAGCAATGGCATCTAACGAACGATTTGTCAACTCGCCAAGAATAGCAATGCCGCGGCATAGATTTCGAAGTTCTTCAAACCGCTGCTTAAAAGAAGCGATAAGCTGCTGAACCGTCTGGCGATGATCGATAAGATTTTCCATCACTGTGACATGACGATCAAAGAGTTCATTTAAAAGAAGGATTGCGTCTTCGAGTTTACCTTCCTGTGCAGTTCGTGCGGATTTTAAAAGTATGTTGGTTGCCCCGGAAATGGCAGAGAGCACCACAATGGGTGTCTGTGCACGTTCCTTTCGTACAATTTCGATTACCGTGCGCATCGATTTGGCATCTTCGACAGAAGTGCCGCCGAATTTCATTACAATCATGTATCAGACCTCATTCTATAGCTTCATAGTAAATAACAATTTTCAAAAAACAAAAATCAAATAAATTTCAAAAATAAAATCTCAAACTATATTTAAATGATTGGGATTT
This window contains:
- the lysC gene encoding lysine-sensitive aspartokinase 3, with the translated sequence MIVMKFGGTSVEDAKSMRTVIEIVRKERAQTPIVVLSAISGATNILLKSARTAQEGKLEDAILLLNELFDRHVTVMENLIDHRQTVQQLIASFKQRFEELRNLCRGIAILGELTNRSLDAIASVGELLSSQILSEAIRAQGLPAQWIDARSFMITDNQFASAVPQFDQIDIKAKEILSPLISAGKIIITQGFIGSNAKGTTTTLGRGGSDYSASIIGAALDAEEIQIWTDVDGVLTADPRIAPGAQKLRMISFREAAELAYFGAKVLHPSTIFPAVKKDIPVVVLNSKRPENSGTRIVSHPPKTHIPVKSIACKRGITVVNVQSLRMLMAYGFLESIFSVFNKYQTPVDLVSTSEVAVSLTIDSTATLDKIVAELSEFAEVSILEHQGIICVVGDQMRSTAGVADQIFSALKEVNLVMITQGASEINMSLVIDETQVDEAVRRLHKQFFESIPDTDMFEPVGGK